The genomic window ATGGGTCGAGTTCCCTTCCCAGCCTTTGTCTCTCAGTCAGAGAGAATGTACCAGGGCAACACTATTGTGCAACAGGGACGTCTATTTTTATACACGGCAGCTTGAGAGGGATCATGGAAAACTCGCACTGTTGAATGCAGAAACGTCCCCGGGAAGACTGAAGAGTTGTGTTTTCTTGAGTGTTGTTTGTTCCACCCACTGGAATGTGTTCAGATTTATTGTATAGCTCCTTTAGGCTTGTATTTTTAATACATGGtgcatcgttaaaatagtccttGCGACTTCCTTTTATATCGTTTAGTAGGGTGAGTAGTGTTTCTATCATCATCATCTAGCTGGGTTAGAAGCGATTCCATTAGCACTTGTCTCCAGGCTCCCTTTGAGTAGGAGTTTCAATGGCTATATAACCAGTGCCATACAGTGCATTGGACATTATGAAATAGACAACAAGTGACACTTTGCCCATTCTGACCACACTTCCAGATAAGGTTGACTGAGGGTTTCATCCCAAAAGGAAACATGACTTGGCTGGAAGGGAGGGAAAATGAATGACAAAAGATATGAGAGGAGCTAGAGTGTCTTGAGGTCTACTGGCTCAGATGGAGTATCCTAAATTGTCCTAAATACATGCTTTTCTTCCAGGACGGACTGGAGCAAGAATATCAGCTTACGTTGAAGGTGCAGCAAACCAAACTCGCATTTTCgtttatgcatttggcaaaCACTCTCTTGCAAATTGACTTAAATTGCATTGAAAGTGtacattttatcagtttatCAAGCTATCCTTGGGAATCTAAGCCATGGCCTTTGGCGTTGTTTTGAAGTAAAAATTTGTCATCTAATGATGTTCCCATCCTCTTTAACTAGTGCTTTTGAAGCTTTGGTTTTGCTTAACTGAAGTCAGATTTAATATTGAGCTTGAAAACTTGACATTGTGTtggtttcattttgtattttacagTCCCAAGCAATGGGACTTTTGACTTACCTTTGTAGTTGACTGGGGCGTCCAGAAACACATCATGAGCAAACTGATTGTATATTAGGCGTCTTGAGTCACCTTCATTGCTGGACAACACGGAATTTGTGTAATCTTCCGCCACCCTGTAGTGTTGTTCAGAGTTATATAGGTGTTCATTTATTTGGAATATTTTTGTGAATGTTTCTTGTTTATCTTTGTTTACTGTATGAGTAAAAATCTTTGCGTATGTGCTGTCAGTGTTGAAGTGGGTGGTTCGTTGAGGGTCACTCTCGACCTAGCCGCCCAGGATCACTGACTCGATGTTAATGTTCTGATTGTTGTGAGTATAAATTAAAGCTGTCACAACCACTCAGCTCACCCACAGTGATATATGGAGATCTGAATTATACTGATTACACATCTTGAACAGCAGTGGGTTTTGGTCTATCATTAGTGTCACAGCGTGAGCCTTCATCGTGTGCTTGTGTGGATAGAAGTAGTAGCCTTATGGAGAAACGCACAAACTGCGCGTTTACACGGGCTACGGTGGAACGTTCCAAAGATTAGACATGGATTAGAAATTGTGTTGTTTTACAAAAATTTATTCATACAAATCTTACAAcactttttaacatttaaaaatgtcaccCCCTAAGGAGCTATATGTGTTAATATAGGATGATGTCACTTGCTAATATTCACTTGTCACATATATAATGTTTCAGGTATAGATAAAACGTTCACATTAAGGCTTTCGGCgctttcagaaatgtacacaaCAGGCTGTGCTGTGGCCTGGGTTCTGTCAGGTTTTCCAAGCGTTGTCAAAAAACCCTCAAGCTATGCAACAGGAAACAACACAAAACCTAGCTGTAGGCTTCATGGACCTTGAGCTACAATGAGTAGAGCTAAACAGAAACACGTGCTTGCCACATTTACACACATTCATCAGCTTAAACAATCCAGACAATTAATACTTTTACCATGTACACCACTTCAGTAATAGATTTGATCACAATATATGCTGGCCATGCTTTTCAGCTCTAATTAAAGAATCAGGTTTGAAACCAAGTTTCAAAAAGAAAAGGAGAGGAAAAGTAAAGATGGAGTTCATGAAATGGAACCTAATAGTTTGCAGCATTGTAGGGCCACTAAAATTGCCATCCGTGATAAGTGGCGATTTTTTTTATCGTAAGTTGTCACAAGGCACCTAAGCCAAAACCCATATCATCTTTCATAACATCATTATGTTCACGCACGCATTCGCTCTCCCACCCACCTCCCGCCCTTCCACACGCGCTCCTCGCATAACACTATCAGAGCCGCATCCATACTCACGTAAAGCCTGGGGGACAATGCCAAATTGAAGAAAGATTGATTTCATGCCTGGGACAACGGTTTACATATTGAATTAGTGGATGAATAAGACCTGATTTCCATATCAGGAGAAATATACTGAATTCAATACAGGCTTAACCaaaatatatgattttttttttttttaaaaaaggaagaaaaaacaacaaatagaTGATTTTGCGGTGTTTCCCTCCCTAAGGGCGATGGGTGTAGTGTACCTCATCTATACATACAAGAGAAAGGCTATCTTCAACATGCAAAAGCACTATCTGGCAAAAAGGATAATGAATATGACAATGGTCACGTTGAAGTTCACAAGGACCTCCCCCTTCGCTTTCGTCGGCCTCCCCATTCTCTCAGCCTCACATTCCCTCAGTCATCAGCACCAATTACAGATAACACGATTGATTTTTTTCTAGATCTGCGATGAGTCGATGAATGAAACCGTTAAGCATACTTCGTCCTATCTATTAAAGGGCGAATGGGCGTGAGAGGAACATCCACTACATTTATTTCTTCACTGGCAccgaattttaaaattgtggcGGCGTCAGAAGATCATTGTCATCCAATGACTTGATACTCTGTAGCCTAACTGCACAGAGCACATACTAAAGCATTCACAGCTTCAAAATTCTGTCAAAGGGCATTGAAAGCATGCAAAGAACTGAGAGAGAGACCGACACGCCAATTCCTCAAAATGTTTTAGGTGCTCGATGGAGAATGCATTTGAATCTTAGGGCTTGTTCAATTctcttcaaaaaaataaatactcttGCTTCCACAGAGGCGGATCTAAGTGTAGTTTCTGATGGAGGGACCAATACAATGATAATGGATGGGAAACAAAGGACATGCATGTATACATTATAAGTATACCATGCTCTGAGATgatgaagaaaaaatataaacaataaaaaaagaaaattcaccaagaaaaaaacatgttactccagtgtcattttttttttttcttccagtcAGGCATACTGGTTACTGGTTCCAATCACAAACACAGGCAGGACAATCACATTCCATCTGGAGAAGGCAGGTGATTTGAAGTACAGTTCACAAATGAGTGGGCTAAGAAAGAGGGAATCGTGCCAGCTACTATATATCCCTCTCCCACTCCTGCTTTTAGGGGGGAGTCACAACAGTTGAAACAGCCCTGTACTTTACAGAGTATGTCCGATACATCCCTGGGCAGACTTTGGATAAAATAAGACTCTATTCTTTTAGCAGATTACAAAAATAAGTATAACATTCAGAACTTTGATTgtctttttaaaatctatttattttcTGCATATGATGATGAATTTGAAAAGATATCAGGCGCATAACGTTCAaggtgcacatttttttttttttttttttcctcctgatggtttttgttttcttttgttttcaacATATATAGCTATATACATGAAACTGAAGGTTGGTCCACAAAGTATAACTGTGCGGTTTCAAGTGCTTTTgtacaaaaagaaaaacaatgttattagtaaaatattcattttaatggCTTTACTTCATacataaatacatgtttaaagaACACAGGCGCGATCCACTGATTAATCAGTTATATCAGAATGACTTTGATCTTAGGACTGAATGTACACATGGAGGGGCAGTTGGGGGCAGTTTTGTCAGCGCTACAAATAAGCAAATCGACGTCCTTTGTTTTTAATTCTCTGTCTGTACCTTCTTCCCAGGACGGCTGCTAAATACTTCTTGACGGCCATCTGTTTTCGGTAGCGACTGTAAATGTCGGTGAAGATCCCATCCGAATGCCTTTTTGATAATGGTTCCGATTCGTCTTCCTCGCTGCTTCCTCCGCTGCAAATATATGAACTATTATTAGGCTACCGCCTGGCACAGAAAATGTGTTAACAGGTTTCAGTACAGCTTAAACGCTCTTGATGATCCAAACATGGCCTGTATATATCATTTAATTCTAATtcttcaataataaaaaaaagcatttattttcgtTAACATTACAACGAATTTTATTAGAAATCGAAATAAGATAGAGCAGACAAGCCTCATAAATTATGCatgttggaaattaaatgtATTCTGACGCATTGGCTCTCGACATTTTTCCCTGAAACAATAGGCTATACAACATGTTCGTCTGAGCACaaacaattaaacaaataaCTTTTCATTTATCGTGGTTCATCTTCCCCATGAAATTCCACGCCCATGCGAGCCCACAGACAAAGACACAAGAAGTCGGgagaaaataaagacaaaaagtCAAGACAAGACAACGTGAAATCACCTCCACTGAAATTAAGAGGGGGGAAAACAAAAATGACGGCAGGTAAACGCTTAAAAATGCCCTTACCCTACGCGAACTGCCATCAGAGAATGCAGATATTTTCGTGCTGATAACTGAACCAGGATGTCCCTCAAGGCTCTATCTAATAATCCATCTGCATGCCTTTCCGTTCTGAGATAAAACGCCAAACACATCATATCAGTGATGAAATACCACAGAACACGTTTGTTGCAAAGTAATCAGCCTGATTTAGTTGTATTCTTCTCTCGGCTAAACGCGTAATAGTGTTACTTTCGATTCCCTGTAAATCTGTCAATCGATCCGTCTCTCTGTCGCTCTATCTATCtggctatctatctatctatctagatatctatctatctatattaaATAGTCACTTGATGCAAATAtcaacagcaacaataacagaaaaaagcaaaggaaaaaAGCTGGGAAACAAAAGGAACAGACATAGCGGAACAACATAAACTAAACATAATGACATCGATTCTCATAAAACATACAGCGAAGTGATGTGAAATAATGTACCTTTTCTCTGGAGGATAGTATAGCGTGTATAGGTCATCCGTAAGAGATGGAGGACTTCGTATAGCAATTTGATCAGTGCCAAAAGCCAGGTCGCTTAACGAGTTTCCGTCTTCGTCAAATACATCGTTGTCTAGTctggaattaaaaaaatgattgatGCATTTAATCACAATTGTCCATAAAAACAGCGTTTTAAATAAAGTCCAAATACATCGCTAAATTCTACCGTAAATTGTTGTTTTACGAAAATGATATAGTACAATGCGACATCTTCAAGGTTTATGGAtcgaattgattttaaataattagtTTATTGACACAGACAGTCATACAAACTTGTGATATCTTCATAGGGTAAATGAGAGAATAATAATCTATTTGGAGGTGTCCAttcgcatttttttttttttttttttgtaaagaagCATAAGAAAATGTTAAAGCTTGGTAGCTTATGTTTGG from Megalobrama amblycephala isolate DHTTF-2021 linkage group LG17, ASM1881202v1, whole genome shotgun sequence includes these protein-coding regions:
- the adcyap1b gene encoding adenylate cyclase activating polypeptide 1b isoform X2, with protein sequence MARSSKATLALLIYGIMMHYSAYCTPIGMAFPKMRLDNDVFDEDGNSLSDLAFGTDQIAIRSPPSLTDDLYTLYYPPEKSGGSSEEDESEPLSKRHSDGIFTDIYSRYRKQMAVKKYLAAVLGRRYRQRIKNKGRRFAYL
- the adcyap1b gene encoding adenylate cyclase activating polypeptide 1b isoform X1 — protein: MARSSKATLALLIYGIMMHYSAYCTPIGMAFPKMRLDNDVFDEDGNSLSDLAFGTDQIAIRSPPSLTDDLYTLYYPPEKRTERHADGLLDRALRDILVQLSARKYLHSLMAVRVGGGSSEEDESEPLSKRHSDGIFTDIYSRYRKQMAVKKYLAAVLGRRYRQRIKNKGRRFAYL